The Argiope bruennichi chromosome 9, qqArgBrue1.1, whole genome shotgun sequence genome contains a region encoding:
- the LOC129984595 gene encoding nucleolar and coiled-body phosphoprotein 1-like isoform X1: MVLTEDSRPFTILRKSAHDFNILFNEGIEKCLSTLDSGISDLLCDPDSLVGSSTGANRLSAHMEFSKAKYELFVKMREFFEKFEKDCVEQISEMKEMFLENVEIFLAGTKLEVKLPTSEALSQIEKKRSPSSKVRSEHSTIASPASLYPKLIDSAKKQISRLSSLIPNVDTSEIIEDDEDEMQQAISTPVRQNKSPKRVTILTPQEMERLVAAQKAVEDSAVIDISEESDEEPAVVEITSKRPGRKPAVSTPASQKKIPVRTPVRRNPAPAMKESSSDSGSDSKSANTPIRRRNTKANEKEVYENINVEQKEDSLPQVEIKSRRTTRSQLSTPTVSTPSSTSGRKGRPPRRKADAPEDSQQVEAGPKTPKSVHFSSDIESNADSEIQTSELYVPFSVGMDIHEDLDVYSPDVKISKATPRRKTAVLSRVMDDFSEINLTPDVTRGKSKRKTIAGPVSDEAVAPSPKRLRTGRRSNIMPSTSGEDEPMDSNSLASDGASEQEHYSPWMPLSDISGSVPTQPGIYELKVAAAKKPAYIGGCDNLRQKLTLHKLKQNSGHKHLDKFIDRNLSNILVRYEQLSSAADAKSEEKIRVKAFVDRFKNPPAYN; the protein is encoded by the exons ATGGTTTTAACTGAAGATTCGCGACCATTTACAATATTACGGAAAAGTGCTCATGACTTCAATATTCTATTCAACGAAGGCATTGAAAAATGCCTTTCAACTTTGGATTCTGGAATTTCAGACCTCTTGTGTGATCCTGATTCCCTAGTAGGTTCATCTACTGGTGCCAATAGGCTAAGCGCACATATGGAATTCTCAAAGGCAAAATATGAACTATTTGTCAAAATGCgagagttttttgaaaaatttgagaaaGATTGTGTTGAGCAAAtatctgaaatgaaagaaatgttcctggaaaatgttgaaattttcctTGCAGGTACTAAACTGGAAGTTAAGCTACCTACATCAGAAGCATTATCACAGATTG AAAAGAAGAGGTCACCAAGCTCAAAAGTCCGTAGTGAACATTCAACCATAGCATCTCCAGCATCATTATATCCGAAGTTAATTGATTCTGCCAAAAAACAAATTTCTC gattAAGTTCACTAATTCCAAATGTTGATACTTCAGAGATTATTGAGGATGATGAGGATGAAATGCAACAAG cTATTTCTACTCCAGTACGGCAAAATAAGTCTCCTAAAAGAGTAACAATACTTACTCCACAAGAAATGGAAAGATTAGTTG ctGCTCAAAAAGCTGTAGAAGACTCTGCAGTTATTGACATATCAGAAGAAAGTGATGAAGAACcag CTGTTGTAGAAATTACATCCAAGAGACCAGGAAGAAAACCAGCAGTTAGTACACCTGCTTCACAAAAGAAAATTCcag TGAGAACACCTGTACGAAGGAATCCGGCTCCTGCTATGAAAGAAAGCAGTAGTGACAGTGGTAGCGATAGCAAATCTG CTAATACCCCCATTCGAAGGAGAAATACTAAAGCCAATGAAAAagaagtttatgaaaatattaatgttgaacaaaaag aagaTTCTTTACCACAAGTGGAAATAAAATCCAGAAGAACTACACGATCTCAACTTTCTACCCCAACTg TCTCTACTCCAAGCTCTACATCTGGAAGAAAGGGAAGACCTCCTCGCCGAAAGGCAGATGCTCCAGAAGATTCTCAGCAGGTTGAag CTGGTCCTAAAACTCCCAAGAGTGTGCACTTTTCATCTGACATTGAATCTAATGCAGATTCag AAATCCAAACCTCGGAATTATATGTGCCGTTTTCAGTTGGAATGGACATTCATGAAGATTTAG atgtGTACTCTCCTGATGTCAAGATTTCAAAAGCAACTCCTCGTCGAAAAACTGCAGTTTTAAGTCGAGTAATGGATGATTTCTCAG aGATTAATTTAACTCCAGATGTTACCAGaggaaaatcaaaaagaaaaacaatagcTGGTCCAGTTTCAGATGAAGCAG ttgctcCGTCACCCAAAAGATTAAGAACGGGACGCAGGAGCAATATTATGCCATCAACTTCTG gAGAAGATGAGCCTATGGATTCTAATTCTTTGGCTAGTGATGGAGCTTCTGAAcaag aacactATTCTCCTTGGATGCCCCTTTCAGACATCAGTGGCAGCGTTCCCACACAACCaggaatttatgaattaaaagttgCAGCAGCTAAAAAACCTGCATACATTGGAGGCTGCGACAATTTGCGCCAAAAGCTTACACTGCACAAACTGAAGCAAAATTCTGGCCACAAACATCTTGATAAATTCATTGACCGCAACTTATCCAACATTTTGGTTCGATATGAGCAACTTTCTTCTGCTGCTGATGCTAAATCTGAAGAGAAAATCCGAGTGAAAGCGTTTGTAGATCGTTTCAAAAATCCTCCTGCTTACAACTAA
- the LOC129984595 gene encoding nucleolar and coiled-body phosphoprotein 1-like isoform X2 — protein sequence MVLTEDSRPFTILRKSAHDFNILFNEGIEKCLSTLDSGISDLLCDPDSLVGSSTGANRLSAHMEFSKAKYELFVKMREFFEKFEKDCVEQISEMKEMFLENVEIFLAGTKLEVKLPTSEALSQIEKKRSPSSKVRSEHSTIASPASLYPKLIDSAKKQISRLSSLIPNVDTSEIIEDDEDEMQQAISTPVRQNKSPKRVTILTPQEMERLVAAQKAVEDSAVIDISEESDEEPAVVEITSKRPGRKPAVSTPASQKKIPVRTPVRRNPAPAMKESSSDSGSDSKSANTPIRRRNTKANEKEVYENINVEQKEDSLPQVEIKSRRTTRSQLSTPTVSTPSSTSGRKGRPPRRKADAPEDSQQVEAGPKTPKSVHFSSDIESNADSEIQTSELYVPFSVGMDIHEDLDVYSPDVKISKATPRRKTAVLSRVMDDFSEINLTPDVTRGKSKRKTIAGPVSDEAVAPSPKRLRTGRRSNIMPSTSEDEPMDSNSLASDGASEQEHYSPWMPLSDISGSVPTQPGIYELKVAAAKKPAYIGGCDNLRQKLTLHKLKQNSGHKHLDKFIDRNLSNILVRYEQLSSAADAKSEEKIRVKAFVDRFKNPPAYN from the exons ATGGTTTTAACTGAAGATTCGCGACCATTTACAATATTACGGAAAAGTGCTCATGACTTCAATATTCTATTCAACGAAGGCATTGAAAAATGCCTTTCAACTTTGGATTCTGGAATTTCAGACCTCTTGTGTGATCCTGATTCCCTAGTAGGTTCATCTACTGGTGCCAATAGGCTAAGCGCACATATGGAATTCTCAAAGGCAAAATATGAACTATTTGTCAAAATGCgagagttttttgaaaaatttgagaaaGATTGTGTTGAGCAAAtatctgaaatgaaagaaatgttcctggaaaatgttgaaattttcctTGCAGGTACTAAACTGGAAGTTAAGCTACCTACATCAGAAGCATTATCACAGATTG AAAAGAAGAGGTCACCAAGCTCAAAAGTCCGTAGTGAACATTCAACCATAGCATCTCCAGCATCATTATATCCGAAGTTAATTGATTCTGCCAAAAAACAAATTTCTC gattAAGTTCACTAATTCCAAATGTTGATACTTCAGAGATTATTGAGGATGATGAGGATGAAATGCAACAAG cTATTTCTACTCCAGTACGGCAAAATAAGTCTCCTAAAAGAGTAACAATACTTACTCCACAAGAAATGGAAAGATTAGTTG ctGCTCAAAAAGCTGTAGAAGACTCTGCAGTTATTGACATATCAGAAGAAAGTGATGAAGAACcag CTGTTGTAGAAATTACATCCAAGAGACCAGGAAGAAAACCAGCAGTTAGTACACCTGCTTCACAAAAGAAAATTCcag TGAGAACACCTGTACGAAGGAATCCGGCTCCTGCTATGAAAGAAAGCAGTAGTGACAGTGGTAGCGATAGCAAATCTG CTAATACCCCCATTCGAAGGAGAAATACTAAAGCCAATGAAAAagaagtttatgaaaatattaatgttgaacaaaaag aagaTTCTTTACCACAAGTGGAAATAAAATCCAGAAGAACTACACGATCTCAACTTTCTACCCCAACTg TCTCTACTCCAAGCTCTACATCTGGAAGAAAGGGAAGACCTCCTCGCCGAAAGGCAGATGCTCCAGAAGATTCTCAGCAGGTTGAag CTGGTCCTAAAACTCCCAAGAGTGTGCACTTTTCATCTGACATTGAATCTAATGCAGATTCag AAATCCAAACCTCGGAATTATATGTGCCGTTTTCAGTTGGAATGGACATTCATGAAGATTTAG atgtGTACTCTCCTGATGTCAAGATTTCAAAAGCAACTCCTCGTCGAAAAACTGCAGTTTTAAGTCGAGTAATGGATGATTTCTCAG aGATTAATTTAACTCCAGATGTTACCAGaggaaaatcaaaaagaaaaacaatagcTGGTCCAGTTTCAGATGAAGCAG ttgctcCGTCACCCAAAAGATTAAGAACGGGACGCAGGAGCAATATTATGCCATCAACTTCTG AAGATGAGCCTATGGATTCTAATTCTTTGGCTAGTGATGGAGCTTCTGAAcaag aacactATTCTCCTTGGATGCCCCTTTCAGACATCAGTGGCAGCGTTCCCACACAACCaggaatttatgaattaaaagttgCAGCAGCTAAAAAACCTGCATACATTGGAGGCTGCGACAATTTGCGCCAAAAGCTTACACTGCACAAACTGAAGCAAAATTCTGGCCACAAACATCTTGATAAATTCATTGACCGCAACTTATCCAACATTTTGGTTCGATATGAGCAACTTTCTTCTGCTGCTGATGCTAAATCTGAAGAGAAAATCCGAGTGAAAGCGTTTGTAGATCGTTTCAAAAATCCTCCTGCTTACAACTAA
- the LOC129984595 gene encoding muscle M-line assembly protein unc-89-like isoform X3: MVLTEDSRPFTILRKSAHDFNILFNEGIEKCLSTLDSGISDLLCDPDSLVGSSTGANRLSAHMEFSKAKYELFVKMREFFEKFEKDCVEQISEMKEMFLENVEIFLAGTKLEVKLPTSEALSQIEKKRSPSSKVRSEHSTIASPASLYPKLIDSAKKQISRLSSLIPNVDTSEIIEDDEDEMQQAISTPVRQNKSPKRVTILTPQEMERLVAAQKAVEDSAVIDISEESDEEPAVVEITSKRPGRKPAVSTPASQKKIPVRTPVRRNPAPAMKESSSDSGSDSKSEDSLPQVEIKSRRTTRSQLSTPTVSTPSSTSGRKGRPPRRKADAPEDSQQVEAGPKTPKSVHFSSDIESNADSEIQTSELYVPFSVGMDIHEDLDVYSPDVKISKATPRRKTAVLSRVMDDFSEINLTPDVTRGKSKRKTIAGPVSDEAVAPSPKRLRTGRRSNIMPSTSGEDEPMDSNSLASDGASEQEHYSPWMPLSDISGSVPTQPGIYELKVAAAKKPAYIGGCDNLRQKLTLHKLKQNSGHKHLDKFIDRNLSNILVRYEQLSSAADAKSEEKIRVKAFVDRFKNPPAYN; the protein is encoded by the exons ATGGTTTTAACTGAAGATTCGCGACCATTTACAATATTACGGAAAAGTGCTCATGACTTCAATATTCTATTCAACGAAGGCATTGAAAAATGCCTTTCAACTTTGGATTCTGGAATTTCAGACCTCTTGTGTGATCCTGATTCCCTAGTAGGTTCATCTACTGGTGCCAATAGGCTAAGCGCACATATGGAATTCTCAAAGGCAAAATATGAACTATTTGTCAAAATGCgagagttttttgaaaaatttgagaaaGATTGTGTTGAGCAAAtatctgaaatgaaagaaatgttcctggaaaatgttgaaattttcctTGCAGGTACTAAACTGGAAGTTAAGCTACCTACATCAGAAGCATTATCACAGATTG AAAAGAAGAGGTCACCAAGCTCAAAAGTCCGTAGTGAACATTCAACCATAGCATCTCCAGCATCATTATATCCGAAGTTAATTGATTCTGCCAAAAAACAAATTTCTC gattAAGTTCACTAATTCCAAATGTTGATACTTCAGAGATTATTGAGGATGATGAGGATGAAATGCAACAAG cTATTTCTACTCCAGTACGGCAAAATAAGTCTCCTAAAAGAGTAACAATACTTACTCCACAAGAAATGGAAAGATTAGTTG ctGCTCAAAAAGCTGTAGAAGACTCTGCAGTTATTGACATATCAGAAGAAAGTGATGAAGAACcag CTGTTGTAGAAATTACATCCAAGAGACCAGGAAGAAAACCAGCAGTTAGTACACCTGCTTCACAAAAGAAAATTCcag TGAGAACACCTGTACGAAGGAATCCGGCTCCTGCTATGAAAGAAAGCAGTAGTGACAGTGGTAGCGATAGCAAATCTG aagaTTCTTTACCACAAGTGGAAATAAAATCCAGAAGAACTACACGATCTCAACTTTCTACCCCAACTg TCTCTACTCCAAGCTCTACATCTGGAAGAAAGGGAAGACCTCCTCGCCGAAAGGCAGATGCTCCAGAAGATTCTCAGCAGGTTGAag CTGGTCCTAAAACTCCCAAGAGTGTGCACTTTTCATCTGACATTGAATCTAATGCAGATTCag AAATCCAAACCTCGGAATTATATGTGCCGTTTTCAGTTGGAATGGACATTCATGAAGATTTAG atgtGTACTCTCCTGATGTCAAGATTTCAAAAGCAACTCCTCGTCGAAAAACTGCAGTTTTAAGTCGAGTAATGGATGATTTCTCAG aGATTAATTTAACTCCAGATGTTACCAGaggaaaatcaaaaagaaaaacaatagcTGGTCCAGTTTCAGATGAAGCAG ttgctcCGTCACCCAAAAGATTAAGAACGGGACGCAGGAGCAATATTATGCCATCAACTTCTG gAGAAGATGAGCCTATGGATTCTAATTCTTTGGCTAGTGATGGAGCTTCTGAAcaag aacactATTCTCCTTGGATGCCCCTTTCAGACATCAGTGGCAGCGTTCCCACACAACCaggaatttatgaattaaaagttgCAGCAGCTAAAAAACCTGCATACATTGGAGGCTGCGACAATTTGCGCCAAAAGCTTACACTGCACAAACTGAAGCAAAATTCTGGCCACAAACATCTTGATAAATTCATTGACCGCAACTTATCCAACATTTTGGTTCGATATGAGCAACTTTCTTCTGCTGCTGATGCTAAATCTGAAGAGAAAATCCGAGTGAAAGCGTTTGTAGATCGTTTCAAAAATCCTCCTGCTTACAACTAA